The genomic interval GCTGCCGGCCACCGGCTCGGGGTGGGTGCAGGGGCCTGCTGGTGTGTGGGGAGGGCGGCCAGGATGAGCCGGCCGCGTCCCcggcagggagaagggagctgagAGCCGACAGAGCAAACAGTGCTGGGGGGGCTCCAGGGGCGAGCCCTGAAACTGGGGGTAAACCAACCCCACTGCTGCCAGGGGGGCCAGGAGAGCTGCCAGCCCCGTGGAGCACTGAGGCACAGCCGCCTGCCCACCGGCAGTGTGGTTCCCATCCCCCCCGGGGAAACGGCGAGGCAAGGCAAGGGCAGTTGTCCACTTTTATTGTTCGCAAAGGTTGTCTGGATGCATAACATGGTCACAACGGCACGGAGAGCAACGTGGCGCCGGCCGGGCCCCGGGCCACGCAGACATGCGTGGGGACGGGGAGCGACCTCCCCCCGGCCGGGCTGCTGCCCTTCTCCCTGTgagccccgggcagccccgaATCCTCCCGCCCCACGCAGGGCCGGGCCAGGCGAGCGTCCCCGATGTCTGGCCGAGCTCTATTTACAGTATTCACATACATTGTACCCAGCAAGTTAAATAACTACATTATTACACCACACGTCTGGGGCGGCTCTGGCAGGCTGCTAGGGTGGGGGTGTCAGTCTGATAAggtgcatatttaaaaaaaaaaaaaaaacgaaatAAAAACAAGAACGAAGAGAGAAACCAGGCGTCCCCGCAGCAGGCAGGGGGCCAGCGGCCGCCTCGCCGAGGTCCCACACCGCCCGGGGCCCCCACGGCAGGGCCAGGCACGCAtggcgggcgggggggagcaGCGAGGTTTTTCTTCTGACAACAGCTACGGTTCTGCGCGGGCGTCCGGAGTCGGGACGTGTGCGGTGACCGCCGCGGGGACGTCTGCCAGGGCCAGGCCCTCACAGCACCTCTGCGGGAGGAGGGAGGGTGCGGCGGTGAGACCAGGCAGCCACGGCATTGCCCTGGCCCCCCTGCACACCCCCTCCCATCTCTCACCTGTCACCTGGGGGGGCTTGACCACGGCCTGCTTGAGGAAGGGCTCCTTGTCGCCGAAGGGGATGatgctgccagggctgctgccgTGGTGGGagagctccagcagctcctgcgACCCCTCAGTGCCTGAGAAGCCGTTCTCATGCTTGCCGGGCTGCACGCCGTTCACCAGGGATGCTGGGGATGCCACCTCCTTggctggggagctgtggggtgggagggctGGGGTCAGCCACGTCCCCGCCACCCTCTGGTCCCCCCATCCACCCCTGTGCTCACCTTGGCTGCAGCTCCTCACCCGCCAGGCCCTTCAGACCCCCCGGAGTCCCCGTGCTCGGCGTCTTCATCTCAGGGAGTTCCTCCTCCTTCGACATCGGCCCTGCATGCTTCTCGCGgcctggggacagcagcagagcccctgctcagccatggcccCAGGCAGGAGCATGGCTGGCGGGGAGCAGGATGGGGTTGTGGCTCTGCGGACCCTGGGCACCCCAGAGGTGCAGCAGGCTGTGGGAAGGGGCCACGCACCTAGGACATCCTCCTGCTCGGCCACTTTCCCGTTCACCACCTTCTTGTCCTCCTTCTTCTACAGGGAGAGGAGAGCCGTGAGGGGCAGTGGCAGCTCCAGGCAGGGGGGCTCTGCAGagtcccccatgtccccaggcgCCTCGGGACAGAGGACAGGCACCCACCTTGGCATCCGCTGCATCCGACTTGCGCGTCCTTTTCATGATCTCTTCCAGGcgctgcaggacagagaggggCGGCTTGTGCACAGCCCTCGCCAGCAGGACCtgccctgggtgctgggcaggAGCCCTTGCAGGGGAAGCCCCTGCCATGCCACTTGCCCAGGGGTGTCCCCAGCCCTCACCTTCTTCCTCTCCAGCCGCTCCTGCTCCTCGCGCTGGAAGTGCTTCTCCCGCTCCAGGCGCTGCCGCTCAGCCTCTTCACGCGCCCTCGCCTCGGCCTCTTCCCTCTGCGGCACAGCAGGGTGGCAGGGATGGATGAGACAGGGCAGGTACGGATGGATTGGGGCAGGGACAGTGGGGACAGGCTGCCCGGgcagctcagcacagccctgccccacATTCCCTCCCACCACCCTGGGCATCGAGGGGCTGGGCTGGTCCTCGCCCCTGCATCCCGCTGGGGTAGGAACCACAAGAGATCATCCATGCCTTCCCCCTCCATCCCTACCTTCATCCCTCATCCCacctcttcctcccctgccccctccaCCCTGTCTCCCCTGCGGCCCCTTGCCCCCGCACCCCGCCAGCCCAGACCTGTCTCTGCAGCCGCTCCATCTCCTCCCGCTCGGCCCGTGCTCTCTCCTGGGCCTCTCGTTCCTCCTGCAGCCGCCgttcctcctcctgctggcGTGCCAGGGCCTCTCTGCGGGTCTGCTCCTCCGCTGCCTGCTGCacctgctcctcctgcagccgCCTGCAGGGAGGGGGCCCTCAGCAAGGTGGGGGACCAGGGccgggggcccgggggggggggcagcacccaCCTCTCCCGCTCCTCCTGCTCCCGGCGCTCACGCTCCTCACGCTCCCGCTGCTCACGCGCCtggcgccgcttctctgccagCAGCCGGGCAGCCTCCTCCCGGTCCGTGGTGCCAGCTGGGGGTCTGCCTGGGGGGGTGgctggcacagggctgggggctgcaggggccaGGGGGGCTGCAAGGTGCACGCAGCGTCAGTGCTGCTCCcgttccccccagccctgctgccccccagcTACCCCGTACCCACCTGCTGTTGGCTCTGCGGGCACCTTGGGGGTctcagggagggctgggggggccgggctccgctcctcctccttcctctcgCGTGCCTTTGCCTggccctcctgctccccccgcTCCTCCCGGGCCCTGGCCCGCACCTTGGGAGAGGAGTGGGTGCTGCGGGGCAGGGGCGGCTTGTGGGGAGAGCCAAGGGCCGGGCTGGGGGATGCAGGACGGGCtttgggggtggcaggggaTGAGGGACGGTTCTTGGGGCCGGGGCTGCAAAGAGAGCAAGAGACAGTGTTAGTGCAGCTGGGGCAgcctgcggggcggggggccaAGCAGCCCCCACGGCGGCAGGTCCCTACCTGCTGTCCGCTGCGGGCAGGAGCCGGGGCTGTGCCGCTGGCAGCGACTGCCGCTTCTTGAGGCTGCGCTCGCGGGACAGGGCGCTGCGCTCCTTGGCGTTCTCCCgatccttctccttcttctccttcttcttctgctCCAGCCGGGGAGAGACACAGGCAGCATCAGTGCAGGGTGCTCGGCTCGGCTGGGAGCCACACTGTACCCCACAGCTGCCCTGGCACCAAGGGGTCCCCACAGGAGGTGGCACTCACAGGCGAAGACTCGGTCCTGCGGCGCGGCGTCACATCGGGGCTGCTGGTGGTCCCCTTCCGCCTCTCCCAGCAGCGGTGCTGCAGGCGGTGGTTGTGGCAGGGGCTGAGGGGGCTGGCAGAGGCCGAGCGGGGGCACACGGGCACTGGCAGTATGAGTGACCACACCGTCAGGACAGAGCCGGCACAGCACTGGCACCAGCTCTCCACTGGCTTCAGGCACCCTCGTCCCAGTCCACCACCAGGACCTGTGTGGCCCCATGCCCCTCCCCAGGTGCTCACCCTGCTCTTTGCCGTTCCCGGCCAGCGTCACGGCGCTCCGGCTGCGCGCAAGGAAGGACAGGGTGGGCGTCATCAGCCGGTCCACGATGCTGCTCTCCCATGGGCTCAGCTGCAAGCTGCGgtctggggagggagaggggccCTTAGCACACCCCTGAGCCCCCAGGCACCAGGcccggcccccagccccacggccgCCTGCCAGGAGAGAGCAGCCACGTGGTTGCCGCAAGGCCAGGGCACGTGTGTGGCCCTGGGAGTGCCCAAAGCTCAGCCGCCTTGGGGAGGGGTCCCCTCTGGCCGGCTGAGCAGGACGAGGGGCCATGCAGGCACAGGCATGGGTGGGTGGCTGGGCACCAATGGGATGGTGCTGAGGCACGACGATGACGCTGTCCCCGCGCCCCGCAGACACCCCGGCCACCGTGCACCTACAGCGAGCGGTACTGGCAGCACCAGGGTGCAACCCTGCTAACAGCAGCCCCCTCCACTCCGGCTCTCTCCTTGTGCCCGGCGCTGGCATGCACCCTCCCTGTGCCCCTGTCCTGGTGCAATCGAGCCCCCAGGACTCTGCAGCTGCCACAGGGACACCGCAGCGTGTCCTCACCCCAAGGGAGCTGTGCCAAAGTCACCGAGCATGCCCGCGGGAGCCAGGCCAGGCTCATGGCACCCAAGGAACAGCGGTCCCCGGCCACGCTGCTGGCTCAGCTGGGCACGGGGCTGCCCCTGGCTGCCCTCCAGTGCACATTGCCAGCACCGAACACCCCACAGGCGCACAGAAAGCACCCACAGAGACAGGGCCCCTCTGCCCTGTTCCACCGGAGCCCCCGGTCAGGCCAGGAGCAGCACCCGCTGCCaggaggggagaaaacagaGCCACGGGTGCAGCAGAGGGGACAGGGCGCCAGGTTTGGCACCATCCCAGGGAGATGCTGCTCCCACCCGGGCAGTGCCGAAAGCCCCTGGGTGCCTCTCCCCAGGCTGAGCCCCCAGTGTGGGGCCGGCGGGAGCCGCCTGCGTCACCACCGCCAGCAGCCGCCCGCGTCAGCTGCTCTGGCTATTTATACCCGGCTGGGAAGGCGCACACCCATCGCCAGGCAACCCTGAAACACAACAGCAGCTCCGGCGCTGGACACATCCCTCCGGCGCAGCCAGCAGCCTCGGGCAGCTCGCCCAGGGCCAGGACGACCTCGCAGCACCCGATGCAGCACCGTGCCCACAGCGCTCCATGGCACCCAGCCCCGAGGGCCTGTGGGGACAGGCATCGCGGCAGCGGGCACCAGCGCCATGCCCAGCCCTGAGGACCGTCCGGTGACAGGCAGCCCCGCTCTGCGGCTGCGTATGCACCCAccagagctgccctggggcagggagccagaGTTCCCGGTCCCTTTCCTGGCACCCTGTGGGGCTGCCACCACCCAGCcactcatcctcctcctcctcctcccagcctgcACGCAGCCTCAAGGAACCGCCGGCCGGCTCCAGCCTCCTCCCGCAAACAGCAAACggcttctcctctctccccaggcacCGTGCTGCAAGGCAGGGCCTGGGGACGGGGGACCCTGGCCTCGGGGGACCCCAGCGCTGGGCAGGGGGCTAGGCTGTGCCCCCTGCGCTGGGGCAAACACAAAGGGCTCTTACTTCTACTGGGAGAGTTCCAGAGGGTGGCAGAGGATTTGGAGAGCCGCTTGTTGATTATAGAGTCGACGTGTTTGGGGAGGTTTACAGCGGACACCGAGCACCGGCTCGCAcctggaggagggaaaagacacaaGGGCATTAAGGTcccgggg from Haliaeetus albicilla chromosome 16, bHalAlb1.1, whole genome shotgun sequence carries:
- the MAP7D1 gene encoding MAP7 domain-containing protein 1 isoform X1 produces the protein MERSRAGREPQPQPQPAQGKPPSPMGDRVFPPTSPPPSPGDALQGERTPPQRDRPISPAIVPSGQPVSPVPPAITPSEKTVSPVPATVTPSRQPICPPAVTPPSESSTPQRDRPVPPAATPSGQPVSPIPAAAAPSAKSISPWCDQSPPGPPQPPVTEHPKEEASPHAAGQPVPIHAAAAPCPAETLPRGSEPPAPAAGEGAPSDAKSPPGGTAGPSKDVLPRSDRPTPAAASPAPAASPRPKQDAQKAQARHKQAKERREERAKYLAAKRVLWLEKEEKARLLREKQLEERRKRLEEQRLKAEKRRAILEERQRQKLEKNKERYEAAIQRSAKKTWAEIRQQRWSWAGALHHGSPAHKDGASRCSVSAVNLPKHVDSIINKRLSKSSATLWNSPSRNRSLQLSPWESSIVDRLMTPTLSFLARSRSAVTLAGNGKEQVPVCPRSASASPLSPCHNHRLQHRCWERRKGTTSSPDVTPRRRTESSPKKKEKKEKDRENAKERSALSRERSLKKRQSLPAAQPRLLPAADSSPGPKNRPSSPATPKARPASPSPALGSPHKPPLPRSTHSSPKVRARAREERGEQEGQAKARERKEEERSPAPPALPETPKVPAEPTAAPLAPAAPSPVPATPPGRPPAGTTDREEAARLLAEKRRQAREQREREERERREQEERERRLQEEQVQQAAEEQTRREALARQQEEERRLQEEREAQERARAEREEMERLQRQREEAEARAREEAERQRLEREKHFQREEQERLERKKRLEEIMKRTRKSDAADAKKKEDKKVVNGKVAEQEDVLGREKHAGPMSKEEELPEMKTPSTGTPGGLKGLAGEELQPSSPAKEVASPASLVNGVQPGKHENGFSGTEGSQELLELSHHGSSPGSIIPFGDKEPFLKQAVVKPPQVTEVL
- the MAP7D1 gene encoding MAP7 domain-containing protein 1 isoform X2, which produces MERSRAGREPQPQPQPAQGKPPSPMGDRVFPPTSPPPSPGDALQGERTPPQRDRPISPAIVPSGQPVSPVPPAITPSEKTVSPVPATVTPSRQPICPPAVTPPSESSTPQRDRPVPPAATPSGQPVSPIPAAAAPSAKSISPWCDQSPPGPPQPPVTEHPKEEASPHAAGQPVPIHAAAAPCPAETLPRGSEPPAPAAGEGAPSDAKSPPGGTAGPSKDVLPRSDRPTPAAASPAPAASPRPKQDAQKAQARHKQAKERREERAKYLAAKRVLWLEKEEKARLLREKQLEERRKRLEEQRLKAEKRRAILEERQRQKLEKNKERYEAAIQRSAKKTWAEIRQQRWSWAGALHHGSPAHKDGASRCSVSAVNLPKHVDSIINKRLSKSSATLWNSPSRNRSLQLSPWESSIVDRLMTPTLSFLARSRSAVTLAGNGKEQVPVCPRSASASPLSPCHNHRLQHRCWERRKGTTSSPDVTPRRRTESSPKKKEKKEKDRENAKERSALSRERSLKKRQSLPAAQPRLLPAADSSPGPKNRPSSPATPKARPASPSPALGSPHKPPLPRSTHSSPKVRARAREERGEQEGQAKARERKEEERSPAPPALPETPKVPAEPTAGRPPAGTTDREEAARLLAEKRRQAREQREREERERREQEERERRLQEEQVQQAAEEQTRREALARQQEEERRLQEEREAQERARAEREEMERLQRQREEAEARAREEAERQRLEREKHFQREEQERLERKKRLEEIMKRTRKSDAADAKKKEDKKVVNGKVAEQEDVLGREKHAGPMSKEEELPEMKTPSTGTPGGLKGLAGEELQPSSPAKEVASPASLVNGVQPGKHENGFSGTEGSQELLELSHHGSSPGSIIPFGDKEPFLKQAVVKPPQVTEVL